In Nicotiana tabacum cultivar K326 chromosome 11, ASM71507v2, whole genome shotgun sequence, a single window of DNA contains:
- the LOC107803749 gene encoding LOB domain-containing protein 1-like, with protein sequence MECSDKITATSSSSSAGMMTPPPSPPSPVILTPCAACKILRRRCVDKCVLAPYFPPTEPLKFTIAHRVFGASNIIKMLQELREDQRADAVNSMVYEANARIRDPVYGCAGAICQLQKQISELQAELAKAQVEMLNVQSQNANLVSLICREMSQNQGNNGSVCPDQQTYGNTNLFLDDNSVYAAWEPLWT encoded by the exons ATGGAATGCAGTGATAAAATCACCGCTACTTCTTCATCGTCTTCTGCCGGAATGATGACGCCTCCTCCGTCTCCTCCGTCGCCGGTGATTCTGACGCCTTGCGCCGCCTGCAAGATCCTCCGCCGGAGATGCGTCGATAAATGTGTTTTGGCACCCTACTTTCCGCCGACGGAGCCGCTTAAGTTCACCATTGCTCATAGAGTCTTTGGTGCCAGCAATATCATCAAAATGTTACAG GAGCTTCGGGAGGATCAAAGAGCAGATGCAGTGAACAGCATGGTGTATGAAGCAAATGCGAGAATCAGAGATCCAGTATACGGCTGCGCGGGTGCAATTTGCCAGCTACAGAAGCAAATAAGTGAGCTTCAAGCAGAGCTTGCCAAAGCTCAAGTAGAGATGTTGAACGTGCAGTCGCAAAACGCAAATTTGGTGTCACTGATTTGTCGGGAGATGTCACAAAATCAAGGAAACAACGGCAGCGTGTGTCCTGATCAACAAACTTATGGAAATACCAACCTTTTTTTGGACGACAATAGTGTCTATGCAGCTTGGGAACCACTCTGGACATGA